In one Janibacter cremeus genomic region, the following are encoded:
- a CDS encoding DF family (seleno)protein, producing the protein MDIRLLYFEGCPHWELAEHPVRAALTGLGQEEAITKVLVQTPEDALRLGFIGSPTVLVDGRDPFARGDEQPALACRVFFTANGPDGAPTVDQLTEVLS; encoded by the coding sequence ATGGATATACGTCTGCTGTACTTCGAGGGGTGCCCGCACTGGGAGCTTGCCGAGCATCCAGTCCGTGCCGCTCTAACGGGACTTGGCCAGGAGGAGGCCATCACCAAGGTGCTGGTCCAGACACCTGAGGATGCCCTGCGACTGGGCTTCATCGGCTCGCCCACGGTCCTCGTAGACGGCCGCGACCCGTTTGCCCGAGGTGACGAGCAGCCGGCCCTAGCCTGTCGCGTGTTCTTCACAGCCAACGGGCCCGACGGAGCCCCGACCGTGGACCAATTGACGGAGGTGCTGTCATAG